tctgtagtagaatgtcctgatcaacagtgtggaaagcagcactgaggtctaacaagacaagaacagagacaagtcctttgtctgatgccattagaaggtcattggtaactttcaccagtgccgtctctgtgctatgatgaactctaaatccagattgaaaaacctcaaataaactattattatataaaaagtcacacaactgttttgcgactgctttctcaaggatcttagcgagaaagggaaggttagatatcggcctatagttggctaaaacctctggatcaagactaggctttttaagaagtggttttattacagctactttaaaggattggtacgtagccagataatagagacaggttgatcatatttaataacgaggtgtcaattaagggtaaaacttctttaaacagtttagttggaatcgggtctaaaagacaggttgatgcttagacgatgagattgttgaagttagttggttaaggttgattggagtaaaacagtctagatatatttcaggagttacagatgtttttaaggttctggaggttgaagttaagtcgttactgattgagggcaggaggagattaatttagtctctaataattataatgttatggttaaagaagctcatgaagtcgtcactactgagagatataggaacagaaggctctgtagagctgtggctctctgtcagcctcagtgctgaacagaaacctggggttgttcttatgttcttctgttaatgaagagtaataagctgctctggcattacggagagccttcttatacgttttaagatgatctaaccagactaaacgagattcttccaatttagtggaacgccatttactttcaagatttctcgacttttgttttagtttgcagatttgtaaattaagccatggagctttctttttctgttttatgatcttcttctttagaggagcgacagagtcgagtgttattcgcagtgaggctgcagcgctatcaacaagatgattaatttgggagggactaaagttagcattggagtcctctgttatattgatattgagtcctggtattgaattaagtgctgatggaatcacttccttaaatttagtcacagcactttcagataaacatcgagcgtaggatattttgcctgctggcttgtagtccagtaacaggacttcagaagttattaaaatgttctgataaaagaggattatgtggacacactgacattttactataaataatagattaaactgaaggaaatgcaactaaccctaaccctattactgaatgtcaaccctgttactctaattataataacagggttgcaaatcaatgctaatttttgcttttacctcaggaattaatgctagctgcccaatgtaatgctactgtcaaggaatggaTACACTTAGATatttaactaaagaaagatGTATTTGAAATTAATgtgttttagtctcataatgcGAGTAacagcgttgtgtttgtgtccatcaagagtgaaaagattggaaatatatcaaaaaataaaagagaggacttgcctttggtctacccatggtgGTAGCACATAACTTGCTGATGtcctttcctctgtgtcatgtgacacatgttttttcacttcctctgccaagctaaaaaggttttgGTAACAGGGTTGCacgcatgttgtgggacacactttcagtgtaagattagttatttaaaatatgtttatgatttaacaaattgatttttaccaatacaagagacatatatcaatagaataataccaaaaaaagtaaattaaaaaccctattttaaatgttatatttgacatgcaagttggtcaccaagaagctggtACAAGAGAaaatgggcaaatgaagcttttatgaagcactgaaccacttcagccaattgtttcggaaatgggttcattactcgaagcttcaggtacagtgacctctactggcgaagtgcaacgCTGCAGTGGATTttaagtatctttgccttgaaaattctaactaagactgaatatcatgttttatttaaaaataaagatggatgattgtgtgtatgtgttattgagaagagagtgctggggggaAAATGTGGGCTTTAAacgatagtacagtttaagatttgATAGAGATTGAGAGGGAAATGAAACGCAACAGATGAACACTGGTTGGATTCGAACCCCGGACTGCTGTGGCAAGACTTTAATTGAGGGAACGCCTGTTCTACGAGCTGCGTCACTAGGGCTGCGCAtttttatgtgggatgtacattattctttcaacagatttagatctggtttctttacttgcacacaaggaacagatgatgctggcgtgcataacaattgtttcgctagttggctggctccataatgatcaaatgcaataccaacaactcaacagcaataacgcattctactacgacaacaacccacaaattgtgcattgtttagagcggttataaaatgttgaggcgctcaaattcaaaactgtctcaacctgtctttgaagcacgtatcgaagcttcagtatcacactgccatcactacccATAAGAGTAAAAACTACAAGAGCAATTAAAGACAAAGTTAAGTGTAAAGTGTGATGAATATATAAACGGTGTACAGCAGAATATATACTTTCAATAATTATACTTAATATAGCAACATCATAGAAATATGGTAAGACAGAACAATATTACATGAGGTTTGAGGTAAAAGTTATACAAAAAGGTgcaatgtaatattaatataataattttattaataataatattacaattaaataatattaaaagcTATTTAAGGGCTAGGGCTATTTTGTTAATCATACttttgtattgtaaaaatgttcattttatttttttatttcatgacgTTCGACCTGCTCAAAATGGCGGCAGGGACAGGACGTTTCAAAACAGGAAGCGGGACAACAGCTGCGCATGCGCAGTGGTTCGCCTTGGGTCCCTGTAAAGATGTCTGAGCAGGCGGGGAGGGAGCGGAGCGGAGGACCCGAAACAAACGGACAGAACCTGTGACTCTCCGCAACTTAACCGGACAAGGTAAGGGCAGGCGGCCCCGCAGAGCAGCTCCGACGGCACCGACATGCGGCGGAAGGTTTCGGCCTGCAGATGAGTCGCACTCCCGGCGCGCAGGGCGGCTGAGTTTGTAGTAAAGAGCAGAAATACTGTGCAGTACGCGCAGCGCTGTGGCAGGGGCGTGTCCGCCATCTTGTCTGAGAAGTGGCGCCTAAACAGCAGCTGTCGCTCCGAGCGGAGACCGAGCGGGCGGCGCAAAATGGCCGTTAATGGCGGGATATAAAGGCGATCcgttctcttctctgtttttttaaatcactttagCCCGGTTCGGCCCCCCTGTGTACCGGCACTGAGAGCCGCTGTGTCCGTGAGTTCAGCCCGGGCTccggaggagcaggagcagcttTGTGTTGTCCTcccccctcacctcctccccctcctcttctcctccgtGTTTGTTAGGAAAGCCTGGCCTGCGCATGCGTGTAGCCAGAGCGCTCAATGCTGCgtatgagaaagaaaacaagaggattaatttaattaatgatTCACTCAGTATGTTAATtgacctgcagacacacagactcgGTGTTAGCTGGTGGTTACACTGATTATTGTGAACAGATTAACACTAATATCAGTGCGTTTACCGCCACATTCACTCTCCGTGACGTCACTGTCACTACATACTATTATATgaaatactttttatatatatgtatatgtgtatatatatgtggtttactagataatatatatatatgtatatgtgtgtgtgtgtgtgttggtgtatatatatatatatatatatatatatatatatatatctatatattattatgtagttgtgtatgtgttgtgtgtctatctctatctctatctatctatctgtctgtgtatctctatctctatgtcttgtttctctctatgtatgtgtctgtggtATCTCTCTATAGTATGtgctgtgtctatctctctatgtctatgttgttgtctttatatcttcttatatatatactattcttattatgtatgttttctgtatgtctctgtactgtatgttatcTATGTTTTCTGTATGTCTTCTCctatatatgtctgtctatatctctcttctatctctctctcttctatatatatgtattgtgtatgtgtatatatatatgtgtatgtgtatatatatacacatatacacgtatacacatacgtatatatacgtatatatatacacatacgtatatatacatacatacgtatatatacatacatgcgtatatatacatacgtatatatatatgtgtatatatatgtgtatatatatgtgtatatatatgtatatatatatatgtatatatatatatatatatatatatatatatatatatatatatatatatatatatatatatatatacgtatatacgtatatatacatgtgtatatatatgtgtgtgtatatatatatatatatatatattatatatatatatatatatatatatatatatatatgtgtgtgtatgtatatatatatcatatatatatatatatatatatatatatatatatatacacacacatatatatacacatgtatatatacgtatatacgtatatatatatatatatatatatatatatatatatatatatatagatatatatatatatatatgtgtgtgtatgtatatatatatatatatatatatatatatatatactatatatatatatatatatgtgtgtatatgtatatatgtatgtatatatatatatatatatatgtgtatatatatgtatgtatatgtatatgtatatgtatatataggtatatgtgtatatatatatatatatatgtatatgtatatatatgtataggtatgtatatatatatatatatatatctatatagatatatatatatatatatatatatgtatatgtatgtatgtatgtatatgtaatatatatatatatatatatatatatatctatataatatatatctatatatatatatatatatatatatatatatatatatatatatataatatatatatatatatatgtatgtatgtatatattataatgtgtatgtatatatatatatatgtgtatgtagtatatatatatatgtgtatgtatatatatatatatgtatctatctctctgtgtctgtctgtctgtatatatatatatatatatatatatatatctatatatatatatatatatatatatatattctgtgtattttaGATATTTATCTCTCCTGGATCTGTGTATTTACTGTTGCCTGATAACGGGCTGCTGAAAGACAATACATTTCTCAATTTTGGAtctataaagtatttatatatctatctatatacatctGTTACTATTAATAGATTAATCTGTATATTTACGAATTAGTCGATTAATAGTGCGTCGATAGATGAACCCGGATGTTGCTTCGCCACCGCGGTCAATTAGTTGATTGAACTCTCCTAATTCATGACATTtctgacaaataaaacatctgctTTAAAACAGGGTCTTTCAGCCGAGTGCGTCTGTGTTTGCTCGTAGTAACCTACCTGCGATTATAATGAACACAGCAAAATTTTTAAAAGACGCGTgttcagtttgttttctgtcGCTCTGGACGTCCAGAGAGTCTCCTGTTAAAACTCTTTAAACTTCTGTTTCCACGACAGGGATCACCCCCACCTGATCAACTACACTCTCAGGTTCCAGACTTTACTTGCAGCCTTACCTGTCTAGCTGAGAACTGCCGATTCTTCCAGAACTCCATGACATCGTTGTCAACAGTAACGTTACACAGAAAGTAAATGTAGATTTATATTACAGGTCCTTTAGCAGTGAACTatctacagggacagtctccctggagcaatttggggttacTGCTTAGGGGCACAATGGTGCGGCCCAGGtcttgaactcacaaccttctgatgttctgtttggaagcccaACCACTAggccaggggtggggaacctccagcCTCCGGGCCATATAcagcccgcgagaccatttgatccggccctcgaggtcattcataaacgcacgcaaaaatATCCACTAGAAATAAAAACTAGACTGCAATATTATCAATCtggcgactgactgtttatcctggccacggtcagggtccttggacacaacacgagcgggacgtgtcatcacgtggtcacgtcatataaattaaacaagacattgacatcagtgaacgcagcgtggcgagtgtaaaacagagaaagctggaatgtctcactttccaggagaaatggacgaacgattatttctttgtggaagttaaaggccagtgtgcctagtttgtgcggacgcacttgaaaaataatctcaagcgtcattacagcacgaaacatgtcaaactgcacgagctgagaggacgagtgtttggataaagttaacgctcttcggcggagtttgtcccaacaagcagctctctgcagagcggaacatacaaacatggacagatagagaggtagacccccacaccaagaacacactgttgcaccactgctgtgcagttatcactgccatgtgcaatactcactttatttatatcaacctcttggtacttacattatgttttattctatttaattattgtttactgcctttttacttcatatgttcttttgataagataaatgtccccgttgtgggactaataaaggatttctgataaaacaaagatacaggataaaaaagttgcttttttgcatttagcataaaagaaaagtgagatGAATGTGTCTTAAAGacaatgtgcagaggttatgagttcaataattagtacggccctcgaaggatgttgtaaaagaaaatggcccttgataagAAAAAGGCTCCCCCCCTGCTCTAGGCCATCACCAAGTTTAGTCGTACCAAGAAGAGTATATAATGCTGCTTTTAGATGGAGCTTGTGTGTACGTAGCGAGAACCCCGCTTATTGTCTATGACAATATTAAAGTTACTTTCAGCGTCTAGGAGCCACAAGGCTAACCAACTTAGCTAGCAAGCAGCTAACGTTATGTGGGACTACAGAGACTTTGACAGATGAGTATTATTATGAATGTTGCGCGGATATCATCAGTCATGTGCTCAGAAACTGTAAATGTTTAGACTCCAGTTTCTCCACCAGAGGTCGCTGTTGTCAGATTTTTTACTCTGCAAAAGATGAAAGAATTAGTTGATCAGATGGACAAAAATGTAATCAGTGACTATttttgataattaaataattgattattaacttctgagaaacacaaacatttctgtagaataataattagtttaaagtgCATCTTCCTGTCCAGGCAGGTCGATGACGTCGTTCTGACGAGCAGCTGAGATGTCCAATGACAGCGAGGGATCGGTGAAGGGGGAGGCAGCCATGATGCCATCTCCCTCTGGCTCCGCCTCCTCTCAGGGACCGCCCCTTTCTCCATCCAAACCACCTGAGCTGCCAGGtaacctgcctgtctgtcaaccctctgtgtgcctgtctctctctctgacctgtctctctctctgacctgtctctctctcgctgacAGATTAACTGGTGCAGGCTGGATGGTCTAAGtgttggtctctctctctgacctgtctctctctctgacctgtctctctctctgacctgtctctctctgacctgtctctctcgCTGACAGATTAACTGGTGTAGGCTGGATGGTCTAAGTGTTGGtctctctgacctgtctctctctctgacctgtctctctctcgctgacAGATTAACTGGTGCAGGCTGGATGGTCTAAGTGTTGGtctctctgacctgtctctctctctgacctgtctctctctctgacctctctctctctctacctgtctctctctctgacagatGAACTGGTGCAGGCTGGATGGTCTAAGTGTTGGtctctctgacctgtctctctctctgacctgtctctctctctctctgacagatGAACTGGTGCAGGCTGGATGGTCTAAGTGTTGGtctctctctgacctctctctctctacctgtctctctctctctgacagatGAACTGGTGCAGGCTGGATGGTCTAAGTGTTGGtctctctgacctgtctctctctctgacctgtctctctctctctctgacagatGAACTGGTGCAGGCTGGATGGTCTAAGTGTTGGTCTCGGAGGGAGAACCGTCCGTATTATTTCAACAGATTCACCAATCAGAGCCTGTGGGAGGTCCCAGTGCTGGGTCAGCATGACGTCATCGTGAGTAAAGTTTCCTTTAAGGTGTTAGCtgatttaacaacaacaacaacaggaagttAGTTTTTGGCAGTCTGTCAGCAGGTGGAGCCAATTTAAAGGCCTTTACTGttcaaaccttttatttatcACTCAATGAATAAAAGGTTTGAATAGATTCAACATCATTCTCTCTTTTACTCCTGTGAGTGGTAAACAGTTAGTGTATGtagagcttttattgtgaaaggtaacaAGGAAGGAGTAATGTTGTTTTATAGTCCTCATCATAACCTCGGCGACACGACTAGTGAACATTTACACCTGATTGTTGATCCTTTAATCTCAGGGAGAAACTTAGAAACACACTTCGCACACCGCGTCATATTCTGCTTGAAGATAAACATAAAATTATATTGATGTGCgactttgaaaaaataaatataaaacagattatttttgGCCTGCGTCGTCctcctgcatgcacacacataatttATCAAACACGTgacttccctcctccctcatgCTTTATAAAGATATTcaggaaatagaaaaacattatcaaacaagtatttaattaaaactcCATTCTCAAAAGATGGAAGACGAActtttaaaaactgtatttgTCGTAAATCGTTACTCTAAAAGACTCGTCTGTCTCTGCAGTCTGACCCTTTAGGTCTGAATGCTGCCCCAGCAGAGGGCGGGGACGCTAACCTTGGTAACggtcagaggaagaggaggagctctGAGGAGCAGGGGGCGGGGCCTAACAGCATTAAACGAGCGAAGGTACGAAAGAGAACGTGTGCAGTGGATTGTGGGAAACGGAGTCCTTTAGTTTATGTGACATAATCTGACATTGCGTTGTTTCCAGGTGGAGCCCACCACGCCCATCTCTCCCAGCACCCCTGGAGTCAAACCTTGGAACTCTGCCCCCGAAGACAAACAGGCCCAAGCAGCCACACCCACAACTCCGAGCCCCGCCCCCGCTCCATACAGACCGGCTGTGTGAGTGCCGAGGCCACGCTGCTCCCATTAGCATCTTTAGCTCTGTCGATCGCATTTCAGgtttaatgttgtttgtttgttgtttttatcaggATCTACTGGGATCTGGACTCCCAGACCAATGCTGTGATAAGAGAGCACCCCCCTGCCAACCACCTTCCCCCCCACCCTGAGATCGAGCTGCAGAGGGCTCAGCTGGTCACCAAACTTCGGCAACACTATCACGAACTGTGCCATCAGAGAGAAGGTACTCTCACACCTGATGGTTCACTCCGTTACACAAACACCGTCTCTGGAGGTCACCAGTACACTGTCGCTGCTTATTAAAACTGAAATGGATTACCTGGCACTTGACGGTCTTGACCCGGGACATGTTAGTCAAAGTCCATGAGCTGAGCtgaactgtctgtctgtgttcaggtATCGATCCGCCCCGGGAGTCGTTTAACCGCTGGCTGCTGGAGAGGAAAGTGATCGACAAAGGTCAGGACGCCTTACTGCCGAGCGACTGCGACCCAGTCATCTCCCCGTCCATGTTCAGAGAGGTCATGAACGACATTCCCATCAGGTAGGTACCTGTCTGTACGTACTGAACATGTGTTGCCTTGAACCTCTATCTACTTTAACATATTGATCATGTaatttatgtgtatgtgtctcaGGTTGTCGCGTATTAAGTACAAAGAGGAGGCTCGGAAGCTTCTATTTAAATACGCAGAAGCCGCCAAGAAGATGATCGACTCCAGGTAGATCCAAACGGACCAATCAGCGTTATCCTGCTGATGTCCACTTTGACCtctaacctttgacctctgacctgcaggAATGCGAGTCCAGAGAGCAGGAAGGTGGTGAAGTGGAACGCTGAAGACACCATGAGCTGGCTGCGCCGAGATCACTCCGCCAGCAAGGAGGACTACATGGTAACCTATGTTAACTTCTTAAATActtattaaccctttaacacctaagcttAAAAAGCCTTATTTGCTTacttgcttattttgactataaaaaggtcagacaatgtcctgtgagtaagtgcattttccaacaatacctggaactttccatatctggcagtcatttacaatttattgcatgttatgagagtgtaataacagtttaaaatgaatttgagtttagtgaacaaaaaacactgcaaatgtacatgaataagagatttacagttacatttgaagtttgaaatgtatacaactatttccagtaaaagttttgaatcttttactcttacatctgcaaaaacaggccataaaatggaaaatatgtccaggggtttcccccacacagggtaattctctcctctctgagtgtcccttcacatgcagaggtcttggtggtactgccagtgactgttcctgttgctcctgttttctctgggtcactcagatgaagattagatcaaatggccatgaacagtctggggacatgacagtggcagggaatgacacattgaaaatggtttgcttacaccaaaagttgctcatctttctgcaggtccaaaactgacatgtacagcaacatgcctgtggattTCTTCTGGAGTTGTTTCAGTCCAGGtgaactgtctccctctctccagacttttggctgcattcttgtttgtgtattcagagaggagtttgaaaactgcagcatcaaagtgggaataaatgtcacctggtgctgggtttcccatatcgagagggggttggacacctggggtggttgagggtctgccatctttgatgatgtggtgaggggcttctgtgtctgacagcatcaccagatcatccagcatctccacagctccatctacaggcctgaatgtgatctctggtgacacctcgtgatctctggtgacacctcctcctctccagctccagcctgcacacagcctctgctaggacgcaggctacttgaagaagacgcgcacatttacacatataaagtacaattacacacctagtgcaaccttacagacttggtacactgttctaaacaagtcacaacgcaatacaagtgttgatttacataccgtcttgcttccatttgaattaaatccgctgttttccggctctatttctccgcgttgttgtctgtgtctctccagcgctctgtgtgtattcgctcagaacaaaggcgctgtttcgcgggcttccggagggccgtaagtgaagttagtataaagtgttaaattatttaaagaGTTAGTTTTAAGgggttaaagtataaagtagttaaagttaaagtaatataaagtgttaaagtataaagtagttaaagtataaagtgtataaagtataaagaataaagtataaagtaaagtgtaaagtataaagtagttaaagtataaagtgttaaagtataaagtaaggttaaagtaaagtattataaagtataaagtgttaaaggtATAAAGTGTAAAGTATAAAGAAGTtgtaaagtataaagagttaaagtataaagagttaaagtataaagtgttaaagtataaagtgtgtataaagtaagtataaagagttaaagttataaagtgttaaagtatataagtgttttaaagtataaagagttaaagtatataaagtgttaaagtataaagtgttaagttgttaaagtataaaattaaagtatttaaagtataaagtataaagtataaagtgttaaagtgttaaagtgttaaagtgttaaagtataaagtgttaaagagttaaagtataaagagttaaagtataaagagttaaagtataaagtgttaaagtataaagtgttaaagtataaagagttaaagtataaagtgttaaagtataaagtgttaaagtataaagtataaagtataaagagttaaaagtataaagagttaaagtataaagtataaagtataaagtgttaaagtataaagtgttaaagtgttaaagtgttaaagtgttaaagtataaagtgttaaagtataaagtgttaaagtataaagtgttaaagtataaagagttaaagtataaagtgttaaagtataaagagttaaagtataaagagttaaagtataaagtgttaaagtataaagtgttaaagtataaagagttaaagtataaagagttaaagtataaagtgttaaagtataaagtgttaaagtataaagtgttaaagtataaagtgttaaagtataaagtgttaaagtataaagagttaaagtataaagtgttaaagtataaagagttaaagtataaagagttaaagtataaagtgttaaagtataaagtgttaaagtgttaaagtatgaagagttaaagtataaagagttaaagtataaagtgttaaagtataaagtgttaaagtataaagtgttaaagtataaagtgttaaagtgttaaagtataaagtgttaaagtataaagtatttaagtataaagtgttaaagtataaagagttgaagtataaagtgttaacgtataaagtatttaagtataaagagttaaagtataaagtgttaaagtataaagagttgaagtataaagtgttaacgTATAAAGAGTTAacgtataaagtgttaaagtataaagtaacgTCAGTGTGTGTTGTCGTGGTAACTGACCAGTTTGCTGAAGTGACCTCTGTTGACCTTGACCATCTCTCCTTTGAAGCGCAGACAGGCCACATCATTCTCAAAGTGTAGCTCGACTCGAGGGAGGGGGGGCGAGGGGAGCGCTAGGCGCACTGGGTAACAGTAGACCAACCGGGACTGCTGGGGGGGGGACGCGCTCGCCTCTGaacatacaaaacaacataGGGTAACAACCCTAACCCAACATATTGATAACACACACAAGAAACAAAGAtacctgtatgtgtgtacctgtgggcagagttcaggtgtgtgtgtgtgtacctgtgggGGGGTCCTGCAGCAGGCTCAGGTGCGTCTGTCTCAGTCTACGGCTGTACTCTGCAGACAGCTGGTAGATCTTGGAGCAGATTCCCTCCACAGAGTCTTTGGCGACGGCGGTGAGGTGAGGTCCGCACTGCTGCCTCAGATGCTCCAGACgatcctaaacacacacacacacacacacgatctgtTTGCAGGATTTTGTCgtttttaaccctttaacaccgaatgtgtcggcgacgacacattttgcaagcaaaactttggattaccgtaattatgtcaaagtttgcgcaatcgaaaaaatgtcaacggtttctgaaag
This Cottoperca gobio unplaced genomic scaffold, fCotGob3.1 fCotGob3_52arrow_ctg1, whole genome shotgun sequence DNA region includes the following protein-coding sequences:
- the pcif1 gene encoding mRNA (2'-O-methyladenosine-N(6)-)-methyltransferase isoform X3, which translates into the protein MSNDSEGSVKGEAAMMPSPSGSASSQGPPLSPSKPPELPDELVQAGWSKCWSRRENRPYYFNRFTNQSLWEVPVLGQHDVIVEPTTPISPSTPGVKPWNSAPEDKQAQAATPTTPSPAPAPYRPAVIYWDLDSQTNAVIREHPPANHLPPHPEIELQRAQLVTKLRQHYHELCHQREGIDPPRESFNRWLLERKVIDKGQDALLPSDCDPVISPSMFREVMNDIPIRLSRIKYKEEARKLLFKYAEAAKKMIDSRNASPESRKVVKWNAEDTMSWLRRDHSASKEDYMVTYVNFLNTY
- the pcif1 gene encoding mRNA (2'-O-methyladenosine-N(6)-)-methyltransferase isoform X2; translation: MSNDSEGSVKGEAAMMPSPSGSASSQGPPLSPSKPPELPDELVQAGWSKCWSRRENRPYYFNRFTNQSLWEVPVLGQHDVISDPLGLNAAPAEGGDANLGNGQRKRRSSEEQGAGPNSIKRAKVEPTTPISPSTPGVKPWNSAPEDKQAQAATPTTPSPAPAPYRPAVIYWDLDSQTNAVIREHPPANHLPPHPEIELQRAQLVTKLRQHYHELCHQREGIDPPRESFNRWLLERKVIDKGQDALLPSDCDPVISPSMFREVMNDIPIRLSRIKYKEEARKLLFKYAEAAKKMIDSRNASPESRKVVKWNAEDTMSWLRRDHSASKEDYMVQN
- the pcif1 gene encoding mRNA (2'-O-methyladenosine-N(6)-)-methyltransferase isoform X1, giving the protein MSNDSEGSVKGEAAMMPSPSGSASSQGPPLSPSKPPELPDELVQAGWSKCWSRRENRPYYFNRFTNQSLWEVPVLGQHDVISDPLGLNAAPAEGGDANLGNGQRKRRSSEEQGAGPNSIKRAKVEPTTPISPSTPGVKPWNSAPEDKQAQAATPTTPSPAPAPYRPAVIYWDLDSQTNAVIREHPPANHLPPHPEIELQRAQLVTKLRQHYHELCHQREGIDPPRESFNRWLLERKVIDKGQDALLPSDCDPVISPSMFREVMNDIPIRLSRIKYKEEARKLLFKYAEAAKKMIDSRNASPESRKVVKWNAEDTMSWLRRDHSASKEDYMVTYVNFLNTY